The genomic region GGGTGGATATCGGGATGAACTTGTTGGATGCAACGCTTGACGCCGTAAAACTTCGTCTACGTCCGATTATCATGACATCCTTAGCGTTTATCTTAGGTATTATTCCTTTGATGTTGTCAACCGGTGCGGGTGCTGTTTCACGCCAAACAATCGGCTGGACAGTATTCGGTGGGATGACCGCAGCAACATTCTTAGCTATCTTCTTCGTACCAGTGCTATTCGTTGTGATTACACGACTAGCCTACGGTAAAAAGAAACTCGCCGAATTGGAAGCGAATTTCGATGAAGAAAAGAAAAAGAACTTGAGCGCCCATTAGGGAGTAGTTAGTATTTAGTACTTAGTAGTTAGACCTATGGCGGCTACTGATGAAATATTAGTTAGTAGTTAGTAGTTAGTACTTAGTAGTTAGACCTATGGTGGCTACTGATGAAATAGTATATAGTAGTTAGTACTTAGTATAAAGACCTATGGTGGCTACTAAAGAAATAGTATAATCTTAGTATGATGAAGAAGCTGTTCGAAAGGACAGCTTCTTTTTTTGAAGCTTTGTTTTAAGTAAGAGAGTTAGTCTTGACGCAGAAAAAAGGATGAAAGTATTGGCAGGATCATTCACCATAGGTCTTTATACTTAGTACTAACTACTAAACACTATTTAGCGTCTAAAATCTAATGCCGCAATAGGTCTTATTACTAAGTACTAACTACTAGCTACTATCAAAAAAAAAAGGCTCTCCGATTTGGAGAGCCCTAAAAACTTGTAATCTGCATTAGGAAAAACATATATTTCGATCACAGTTTTTGACCCATATTTATATCCTTGAGGATTTTTGTATAATCATATTGCAAACCTCTCGGTAGCTTCTGAATTGCTTTCTCTACTTCCGAATGCTCTTTTTCTGAACGATTGATTTGATATTGAAGAAGCGCCAAGTTGACTTTATCTTCTTCTTTATCGCTTGCTTTAAATGCATCTTTACTCCATTGATGAATTAGTTCAACAAACTGCTTATCTTTTTTCTCAGCGTATTTAGCAACATCTGAAGCATATTCTATCTTTTTTCTATCACTGATTGTTCCTGCATATTTAGTGATATAAGTCTGTAGCGCAGGATAATACTTATCCCATTGAAACGCTACTCTATAGAAGTTCAACTTCGTATAATCCATTAAATCTTCCACTCGATTAGCATATTTATCTTTAAACACAGCTTCATAGACAGACCAATCTGGATTGGGATTTAGTATATAGTACCCCATAGCACTCCTTCTCCCTACATTGGATTGAATTTCTTCGAAATAAATAATTCCGCGGATGCTTCATAATATAGTGATAGTCTATGTGGATGCTACTCCTATAATCAGTTAACTACAACATATCCCTATATAGATTATAAAATTTTTTTTTATAAAAAAAGGGCATAGTTTCCACTATACCCTCTTGTTTATTGATGATCAGTCTCTCCTATTTGACAAACTCAACCTTACCAGTTGCATCGATTAACACTTTCCCTCCCATCACACTCTCGCCAGAAGGAAGCACATTGCTTATATCGGAAGGTAAACTCATGCTTAGTTTATTTTCAACGACCGTAAAATTAGTATCCGACAATTTCAAATCTTTTAAAATAAAATCCTCCGGACCAAACATCACCTGTACGGTGTATGACCCTTCCGAATTCCGATAAGCTGTAGTAATAATCGGCTTTCCACCTTCCAAATCAAAACGTTCAACTGCTTGTGCCGCACGGTACCCGGATAATACTTTTCCGTCTGTATTTAACAACATGACCCAATCGCGGTTATCTCCATTTGTGACTTGCGGATCGATCACAGATTCGACACGAACAAATCCGGGTTTCCCTTTTAGATATTCGATACGTGTCATTCCCTCGATGTGCGGAAGACCATCTATCAGCATTTTAGGCTGGCTCATATCAAAAATATAGTATTTCCCATCAGCATTGTATCCCCCAACGAACGGAAAATTATCCTTATACATTAAATTTTCTAACTGATACTTCTCTTCTACCAGCAACTTATTATTATGCACGATGTTGACCAAACTCTTATCATTACGGCTGATATTCACAAAAAAATAATCCGTAGAATCGATCGGACTCTTCATTATCGCGGAAACGTGCCGTACTTCTAATTCAAAAGGCAAGATTAATGCCTTTGCATTACCGTCATAAACCCCCGAAGCTCCATTCTTCTTTACTTCATAAAGATGATTGGAAATTGGTCTCGCATCATCATAAGAATAGGGTACTATTTCTCTTTTCTCTAGCAAACTGTATAAACCAAAACCTTTCCCATCATTGGACGCTAAAATAGTATTGCTAGAAATTACATTTATGTTTATATGCCGATCTCCATGGACAAAACGCTGCCCTAAAAAATTTTGCCCTTTCGTATCGATTAGAAAATATTCCTTGTCATCGACAATCAAATACGAAATTGTATTATCTTTTATAAACTCAATAGATTTATTCTTTGGCTCCAGTACAATCTCCTCCGACTTATTCATCGCCCCAAAGCGATCTCCTTTTCGAAATACGATTAGTGCGTCACCATCGTAGGGTAGGACGCGAATGTTGAAATCAGCTTTCTGTGTTGTATTGGTTGCGAGATCAATAATGTCGATATCTTGAAACTCATTCCATACAAATCCTCCGCCGTCGTTAAATCCATTGATCGAATTTGCGACATACGCTTTTCCCTTAGAAGAAATGAATATGAGCGGACGTTTTTCATTCAAAGTTGCTACTTTTTCGCCTGCTGCATTAAGGATAATCTTGTCATAGTAGTTCTTCTTAGAAGTCAGCAAAAGGAAGCTTTGTATCTGCTCTCCGTCATATTTCTTTTGATATTCCTTCGGTATTTCTTGCCCCAAAGAAATTGTCGCCCAAAGACTAGCTCCTAAAATTAATGCCCCTGTTTTTAATTTACGTTTCATGTGATTCTTTAATTTTTAATAAAAGTAAAAAAAACAGAATAAATATTACCCATCAGTGAGAAATATTATTAAATAAAAAAGGTAAAAAATAAATTGCAATAGAACCTTAGACTCGTCAGTTCTTTGACAAGCTCGAATTGCGCTTAAGATTTATTAATAAAAGGGAATACAATATATTTCAAGCCTGATCGAATGGCTTTTAGGGCTTATGTTAGGTTCGCTTCAACCGTTTTTTTCGGCAATCTCCAGTTCCCTTGCGATTTCTTGGGCGATAATTTGTCTGAATCAGGAAAGGAAGGAACTAAGGATGAACAGGATTCTGCCAACCTTTAAATCCTTCCTTTCCTGGTTCTAAATAATAGACAATTCTGTTTCCAGTTTGCCTCTTACGCTAATTGTCCATCCCTGAAATAGGTTGACCACAAAATGGAGGTACTAAATGCAAACAAATTTGCGGTTAATCAGGAAATCACGGGTTTATTCTGATGATTTTAAGCGGGAAATAGTTTCCCTATTTGAGAGTGGGAAGTTGAGTGTTCTACAGTTAGAGCGGCTTTATGGAATAAGTAATCCCACGATCTATAATTGGATCTATAAATTTTCTAACTTTAATGAGAAAGGACAACGTATAATGGAGATGAAATCAAGTAGCACCCACAAAGTAAAAGCCATGGAACAGCGTATCCGTGAACTGGAGCGGATGATCGGCCAGAAGCAGATCAAGATCGATTTCTTGGAGAAGATGATCGACATCGCTGGAGAGGATCTTAAGGTCGATATCAGAAAAAATTTCAACACCCCACCATCGGATGGTTCCGGGAACACGCAGGAAAAATAGATTATTCCCTCAATCAGCTTTATAGAACCGTTGGTATGAGCAAACAGGCGGTGCATCAGCGCGCTGTTCGCCATTCCCGTTATCAGGTTCAATTCGCTGAGCTGATCGAAAAAGCGGATAAAGTGCGTAAGGAACATCCCGGTTGTGGGGTGGAAAAACTGTATTATATGCTCCGTCCGGATTTTGTGGGGAGAGATCGTTTCATAGAGACCATGATGTCTTTAGGATATCGATTGAAGGTCAAGAAGAACTATCGCAGGACGACTCGCGGGCTTTCCACAGCCTACCCTAATCTGATCAATGGCTTGGTTGTAGGGACTCCCAATCAGGTTTGGCAATCGGACATCACCTACTTCTACGTGGGCGATAGGTTCTACTATGGAGTGTTCATTATCGACGTTTACACCAAAAAGATCGTTGGATATCAAGTATCCAATCATATGCAGTCAACAGCTAATCTTAAGGCACTACGAATGGCCCTTAAGAATAACGGGGCACCCCAATATCATCATTCAGACCGAGGTGCCCAATATCATGCGACAGCTTATCTGCAGCTGTTGAAAGAGAATAATTGCAGGGTGAGCATGGGCAAGAGTGCCCAGGACAATGCATACGCTGAGCGGATCAATGGAACCATCAAGAATGAGTATCTGGATTATTGGAAGCCCAAGACGTTCGAAAGCTTAAAAAAAATGGTCAATAGAGCTGTCAAACAGTACAATAAACGAAGACTGCACAACTCATTACATAGGATGTCGCCAGAGAGTTTCGAAGAAAAGTGGTTTAGGGAGATATTGTCTCCTAAACCACTAATAACTATATTTGATCAAGTTGATAAATTGTAAAAACGGTCAACACTATTCAGGGACAGACAAATGTCTAAAATCTAAAATCTAACGTCTAAAATCTACTTCAACCAAATCCCCACCGACAAATTCACACTCTGGTGGTTCATTTTTTCGCGGAAGCTCACATAAGTAAGCTGTTGGTAGGCATAGGTTGCGGAGACTGTAAAGTTCGTACGCTTAATATCATCGTAAAGATAGAAAAGTCCGATTTTTCCCATGGCGCCTTTATCATATATCCCTCCTAGTCGAACGGAATACCCGGCATTTGCGACGGCACCCACACGTGAAACATCACCGATATAGGCGAAGGGCAAACGTGCGTCAATGAAAAGCGGAAACAGATTACGATCGTATTTAAAATTACCTTCTTGTGTTTCGGTTGGATTGGCGAATTTATAGTCGCCGCGCAAAACTTCGTTTCCTAGTCCTATACCTACAAAGGCGCGTTCGTCGAAGTTACGGCCGAAGATAAAGTGCAGGCTATAACCATTAAATGTACCCTCGAAACCCGGATTGTTCACGCCGAGGCTTCCACCGCCTTGCAGTAAGGTATAATACTCGCGTTGGGCAAAGCTGTATGTAGAAAATAAAAGCAAAAAGGTGCTGATCGTAAAAAGTCGCTTTAGCATCGTATGGTTAGTTAAGTATCTTGTAGATTAGTTCGCTCATTAAATCGCCATGACTTGTCAGATGGCCAACATTCATACCCTTCGATTTTAAGTCGTATTCTTTGATCAAATGGATGATATCAAACGTTTTACGTCGATTAAAGTTTCTCGCGGCATACTCATATTCTTTCACGAAGAAAGGGTGCACACCTAAGGCTTTCGCTGCCGCCGCCGAATTCTTATCCGGCAAATAGTGATATTTAAGAATCTTCGTAAAGTAGGTACCTAGCGAACCAATAACGACCGGTATAGGGTTAGATTTCGGATTGGACGCAAAATAGTTAACAATTTGAAACGCCTTGAGGGAGTTTCGCTTCGAAAGTGCCGTATTCAATTCGAACACATTGAAATCTTTACTGATACCAATATTACGCTCAATATCCGCCGGCCCTATCTCCTGCTCCGCCGATACGTTGAGCATCAGCTTCTCGATTTCATTTGCCACCTTCGATAAATCAGTACCCAGGTAGTCGGCCATCATTGCCGCTGCTTGCGGATGAATTTTACGTCCGCTGGCAGTTAATTGCTCGGAGATCCAACCAGCAACCTTATCATCGTAAAGTTTATTGGATTCCAACACAACCCCCACCTTATCCATTGCTTTATACGACTTCTTACGCTTATCAAACTTGCCGTATTTATGCGCGAAAACCAGTACCGTGCTTGGCGTAGGTTGTTCTAAATATTTTTGCAGCAGATCATCGTCCTTCCATTTCAAGTTCTGCGCCTCTTTCACGATAATGACTTGATAGTCGCTCATCATGGGGTAGCGCTTCGCCATACTGATTAAAGTGGAGAAGTCAGTTTCCTTACCATATACCACCGACTGGTCAAAACCTTTTTGCGCTTCTTCGAGCACCTGATGTTCAATAGCATCGGAAATTAAGTCGATGAAATAAGGCTCCTCACCATGTAATAAATAGATAGGGCTAAGCTTTTTCTTCTTGATGTCAGCTAAAATGGATTGGGTATTCATGTCCCACGAAATTACGAAAAATCTTTTAGCATTCCGCGTCGAGAATGCGATAGATGAAACCCAATGTACAACCCAATCAATCCCCTTTGGGAGCGGGTTTGATTGGGTTATACATTGGGTTTACAAGGGTTTTGAAAGGGAAGTGTCTCATAGAAGTTTTATGCTAAATATTTCGTAATTTTGTAAATGTTTAGGCCAGTCCCACTGAATTTACCTCCCTTTCCAGCAAAAATAATAAAGAAAGCCAATCAGTATTTTATTTTTGATGAGCTTCGGAAAAAGCATTTAATGCTAACGCCAGAGGAATGGGTAAGGCAACATTGGGTTCATCACCTGCACAAAGAGAAAGGTTACCCGCTGTCCTTAATGAAGATTGAAGGAGGATTGCTGCTCAACAGTTTACAAAAACGCAGTGATCTTGTGATCTACAATACTTCAGGCGAGCGTATTCTTTTGGCAGAGTTTAAGGCGCCGACTGTCAAAATTACCGAAAACACCTTTCGACAAATCGCGAATTACAATACAATTTATAAAATTCCGCTGCTTTTAGTCAGTAATGGACTTGAGCACCATTATTGTAGTATAGATTTCGATCATGGGAATTTCACATTTCTGGCGGATTTACCAACATTCGCCCATGAGCAATAGGAGAATTTAAAATAAGTATTATATTAGTAAGTCAAAATTAGAAGGAACAAAACATGGATATCAATAAAGACGAATTCAGAAAATACGCGATTAAGCACCATAGAATTGGAAGTCAACACGTTGATGGCTATATTTCTCGCTTACAGCAACAAATTCCATCCAACCTTACGCCGTACATTATCGAGGAGCGTCAATTGAACGTTGCACAGATGGATGTGTTCTCGCGTTTGATGATGGACCGCATCATCTTTTTGGGTGATGGTATCAATGATCAAGTAGCAAACATCGTACAGGCACAGTTATTGTTCTTACAATCTACTGATGCTCAGCGTGATATTCAGATTTACATCAACTCTCCAGGTGGTAGTGTGTATGCAGGTTTAGGTATCTACGATACGATGCAGTATATTTCGCCAGATGTTGCGACA from Sphingobacterium sp. BN32 harbors:
- the clpP gene encoding ATP-dependent Clp endopeptidase proteolytic subunit ClpP, yielding MDINKDEFRKYAIKHHRIGSQHVDGYISRLQQQIPSNLTPYIIEERQLNVAQMDVFSRLMMDRIIFLGDGINDQVANIVQAQLLFLQSTDAQRDIQIYINSPGGSVYAGLGIYDTMQYISPDVATICTGMAASMGAVLLVAGAKGKRAALRHSRVMIHQPSGGAQGVASDMEINLREMLKLKEELYTIIAEHSGQTYDWVEKSSDRDYWMRAAEAKEFGMIDEVLLPKKETK
- a CDS encoding transposase; amino-acid sequence: MQTNLRLIRKSRVYSDDFKREIVSLFESGKLSVLQLERLYGISNPTIYNWIYKFSNFNEKGQRIMEMKSSSTHKVKAMEQRIRELERMIGQKQIKIDFLEKMIDIAGEDLKVDIRKNFNTPPSDGSGNTQEK
- the holA gene encoding DNA polymerase III subunit delta, which codes for MNTQSILADIKKKKLSPIYLLHGEEPYFIDLISDAIEHQVLEEAQKGFDQSVVYGKETDFSTLISMAKRYPMMSDYQVIIVKEAQNLKWKDDDLLQKYLEQPTPSTVLVFAHKYGKFDKRKKSYKAMDKVGVVLESNKLYDDKVAGWISEQLTASGRKIHPQAAAMMADYLGTDLSKVANEIEKLMLNVSAEQEIGPADIERNIGISKDFNVFELNTALSKRNSLKAFQIVNYFASNPKSNPIPVVIGSLGTYFTKILKYHYLPDKNSAAAAKALGVHPFFVKEYEYAARNFNRRKTFDIIHLIKEYDLKSKGMNVGHLTSHGDLMSELIYKILN
- a CDS encoding IS3 family transposase, with the translated sequence MSKQAVHQRAVRHSRYQVQFAELIEKADKVRKEHPGCGVEKLYYMLRPDFVGRDRFIETMMSLGYRLKVKKNYRRTTRGLSTAYPNLINGLVVGTPNQVWQSDITYFYVGDRFYYGVFIIDVYTKKIVGYQVSNHMQSTANLKALRMALKNNGAPQYHHSDRGAQYHATAYLQLLKENNCRVSMGKSAQDNAYAERINGTIKNEYLDYWKPKTFESLKKMVNRAVKQYNKRRLHNSLHRMSPESFEEKWFREILSPKPLITIFDQVDKL
- a CDS encoding type I restriction enzyme HsdR N-terminal domain-containing protein gives rise to the protein MLTPEEWVRQHWVHHLHKEKGYPLSLMKIEGGLLLNSLQKRSDLVIYNTSGERILLAEFKAPTVKITENTFRQIANYNTIYKIPLLLVSNGLEHHYCSIDFDHGNFTFLADLPTFAHEQ
- a CDS encoding WG repeat-containing protein; this translates as MKRKLKTGALILGASLWATISLGQEIPKEYQKKYDGEQIQSFLLLTSKKNYYDKIILNAAGEKVATLNEKRPLIFISSKGKAYVANSINGFNDGGGFVWNEFQDIDIIDLATNTTQKADFNIRVLPYDGDALIVFRKGDRFGAMNKSEEIVLEPKNKSIEFIKDNTISYLIVDDKEYFLIDTKGQNFLGQRFVHGDRHININVISSNTILASNDGKGFGLYSLLEKREIVPYSYDDARPISNHLYEVKKNGASGVYDGNAKALILPFELEVRHVSAIMKSPIDSTDYFFVNISRNDKSLVNIVHNNKLLVEEKYQLENLMYKDNFPFVGGYNADGKYYIFDMSQPKMLIDGLPHIEGMTRIEYLKGKPGFVRVESVIDPQVTNGDNRDWVMLLNTDGKVLSGYRAAQAVERFDLEGGKPIITTAYRNSEGSYTVQVMFGPEDFILKDLKLSDTNFTVVENKLSMSLPSDISNVLPSGESVMGGKVLIDATGKVEFVK